TCCAGGGAAGTTATAGGCGTAGAGGGCGCGGGCCGTGTTGTAGTCCGGATCGATCTTGTAGATCGTCACGCGTTCCTTTTCGCCCATCTCTTTGTAGAGAAGCCCCCAGTGCGCGGCAAGGTTCGTTCCGTATCGGAAACGCGGCAGCATTTGCAGGTAACGAACCTCGAGCATGTCACCCGACTGTGCATCTTCTACATAGATCGGGCCGGTCATCAGATGTACGCCCGGGTTCCGGTCGTCTTCGGGGATGCTTGAGTACAGTAGTCTCACCGCATCGTCCATCATCAGTTCAGGGGCATCGCCCGCTTGGTGCGTTACAGCTTCGGCGCGGATAATGTCGCCGCTTTTGATGCGCAAGGCCGGTTTAAGGCCGGCATCGAAATAGCCCCAATGTACGGTTGAGGGGGTAGCTTGCAGTTCATGAAACATGGATGGCTTCCTCATTGGTTAATAGTGCGAATTAAAGAGTGCTCGGTTGTCTATGGACTCAGGAACGAGCGCAGGAAGGAATCGCCCACCTGCCCACAGGGCGTGTGAGCAAAGCGAAGCGAATTGGTCTTAAGTACGGTCTATCGGTCACAGCGCGAGCGCTGAGGTCTGGCCGGAACTCATCACACGGATGAAGCGGGCCGTCAGTGGATTGCGTGGTTGGCTAAGCACCTCATAGGCGGGGCCATCCTCAACGATATTTCCATCGGTGAGGAAGATGACGCGATCGGCGACTTCCTCAGCGAACCTCAATTGATGAGTGGAAATGATCATGGTGAGTTTTTCCTCAAAGGCGAGCCTACGAATGACATCCAGCACTTCTCCGACCATTTCCGGATCAAGTGCAGGGGTCGGCTCGTCAAGCAGGAGTACTTTGGCTCCCGGAGCGATAGCCCGTGCAATCGCCACACGTTGTTGCTGCCCGCCCGACAGATGACGAGGCAGGGCATCCCCACGGTCACCGAGGCCAACTCGATCGAGCAATTCCTGTGCTCGTTGTGCCGCCGCCTCTTGCGACCAGCCATGAACCCAGCGCAACGGTCCGGCGATGTTCTCTTCCGCAGTCAGGTGCGCGAATAGATTGAAATGCTGGAACAATATGCCGACACCGACTTCGACGCGCTGCCGGGCCACTTCACTTGGCGACAGAACAAGGCCACCTGACGAATACCCGATCCGATGCCCACCAATAAACACGTCACCCGAGTTCCAGGTTTCGAGTCGATTGATGCAGCGGAGTAGCGTGCTTTTCCCTGATCCACTCGGGCCGAGAAGCGCGACGATCTCACCGGCACGAACCTGAAGATCCAAGTCACCGAAAATCTGGCGATCACCATAGGATGAAGCATTGTTGTCATAGAGTTGCAGTTGTGGTGCGGGTTTTCCTGCTGCCTTACATTCAGGCTCCAAGTTTTGTATTAGAGGAACTTCAACAAAACTGGTGTTCTCTGCCGCGGTTGTCCCGCGTAGAGAAAAATTGATACCCCGTGATATTTTTCGGGTTGCCTTTTGCAACGAGCACACCATCAAATACTTTCGAGTAAGTAATGAAGTCGGCAGCTTTGGCGCGCTCTTTCGTCGCATAGATGTCAGAAATCACAAGGTCCGCCTGGCCACTTTGCAGTGTTGGCAGCAATGCCGCAAACGCAACCGGTTTGTAGGACACGTTAAATCCCAGGCAACTTCCAAGTGCTTCAGCCAGATCAATATCTAGGCCGATGTATTTGCTCGGATCTTTGGGGTCCAGTGCCTCATATGGGTTCTACCCCGATAACACGGACACTTCCAAGAAGCCCCATAATGGAGTCAAGGAGTGTTTATAATCAAGAGAAGAAAATTCAGCCTTGAATTCAAACATGAGGCCGTGGTGTTGACGCGTCAGCCAGGTGTCAGTTGCCGCCAGGTGGCACTTGATATCGGCGTCAACCCCAACATGCTGTCGCGCTGGGTGCGGGAAGCGGATGCGGGTTTGGGCACGTCGTTCACAGGAACGGGTAGCCCTCGAGATCAGGAGTTGGCACGATTGAAGCGTGAACTGGCCCAGGTCAAGAAGGAACGAGATTTTTTAAGAGACGCGTCAATGTACTTCGCGAAGGGATCATCGAACGGTACTCGATGATTCGGCGTTGCCGCCAGGAGTACCCCGTACGACTTATGTGCCGCTGCCTGAATGTTTCATCCAGCGGCTACTACGCTTGGCAGGATCGCCAACCAAGTTCCCGGTCTTTGGATAATGATCGTTTCCTCGAACGGATTCGTTCGATCCATGAGGACAGCCAAGGGGTTATTGGCGCCCCTCGTATGCATGAAGATCTGAGCGCTGAAGGTGAAACTGCTAGTCGAAACCGGATTGCCCGCCTGATGGCTGCCAATGGGATATATGGTTGGCCTAGACGCAAGGGACGACGATGGTCGGGCCGCAGCAACTTGCGACCTCATCATGTGCGCAATCACCTGCAGCGGGATTTCACGGCATTGGAGCCACAAACCAAATGGGTGACCGACATCACGGAAATAGCCACCCTGGAGGGTAAGTTATTCCTCTGTGTTGTTATCGACTTGTTCAGCAAACTGGTGATTGGTTGGTCCATGCATCATCGTCAGGATCGACATATGGTCATTCGGGCAGTGGAGATGGCGCTCTGGCAACGGCAGGGCATCGGGCCTGTCATTCTGCACTCGGACCGGGGGTGTCAGTTCACCAGTGATGACTACCAGCGATTTCTAGAGAAGAACGCCTTGATCTGCAGCATGAGTGCGGTTGGTCATTGTGGTGATAACGCCGCTTGTGAGGGCTTTTTCGGGATGCTCAAACGGGAGCGGGTGCATCGTACGATTTACCGAACCCTGAATATGGCACGGTCGGACTTATTCGATTATATAGAGCGGTTCCACAACCCACCGATGCGACGTAGACTCGCCAGGCAGGATCAGAAGTTTTTAGCCTTTTTACAACCGTCCGTGAAAACGGGCTAGAATCCCTGGTCGCCACGCATCGGTTAAATGATTTTGAGTGTGGTGAACATGCCCTAGGCGAGTGGCTTAAGCGTCGTGCGATGACCAATCAGCTCAGTGGCACCAGCAGAACATTCGTGGTCGTGGATGAAGGAAATAGCGTGCGTGGCTTTTACGCCATGGCAGCGGGAGCCGTCACTCATCAACTGGCGACCAGCGCGGTTCGACGCAATATGCTTGACCCAGTGCCCGTCATGGTGCTTGGCAGGCTGGCTGTAGTTCGCCGGGCGCAAGGCATCAAACTGGGGCGGCTATGTTGCAAGACGCAGTCAATCGAGCCATTACCGTATCGCAAAACACGGGCGTTCTTGCATTGCTTGTTCATGCGCTCCACGAGCAGGCCAAGCAGTTCTACGAGCATTGTGGCTTTCAGGAGTTACCGCATCATCCGCTGACACTTATGCTTCGTTTGAATACAGTCAAGGCCTGATCGAATATGGCCAACATAGCCCATCATGTTTGGATTCGACAGCGGACATGGGTTGAAGTTTTCCCCCGTCTGGGTACTGGCGTTATTCGGCAAGACAACTTGCCACTCCATTTGGGAGAGACGTCGGCAGGGCTTCCATGCCCTTTACTAAATGACTTTCGAGAAGCATTGTAATCCCTCGGGATTGAGGTATTCGTCGAATGCC
This region of Halothiobacillus neapolitanus c2 genomic DNA includes:
- a CDS encoding amino acid ABC transporter ATP-binding protein produces the protein MEPECKAAGKPAPQLQLYDNNASSYGDRQIFGDLDLQVRAGEIVALLGPSGSGKSTLLRCINRLETWNSGDVFIGGHRIGYSSGGLVLSPSEVARQRVEVGVGILFQHFNLFAHLTAEENIAGPLRWVHGWSQEAAAQRAQELLDRVGLGDRGDALPRHLSGGQQQRVAIARAIAPGAKVLLLDEPTPALDPEMVGEVLDVIRRLAFEEKLTMIISTHQLRFAEEVADRVIFLTDGNIVEDGPAYEVLSQPRNPLTARFIRVMSSGQTSALAL
- a CDS encoding transporter substrate-binding domain-containing protein; translated protein: MDPKDPSKYIGLDIDLAEALGSCLGFNVSYKPVAFAALLPTLQSGQADLVISDIYATKERAKAADFITYSKVFDGVLVAKGNPKNITGYQFFSTRDNRGREHQFC
- a CDS encoding IS3 family transposase (programmed frameshift) is translated as MIKRRKFSLEFKHEAVVLTRQPGVSCRQVALDIGVNPNMLSRWVREADAGLGTSFTGTGSPRDQELARLKRELAQVKKERDFLKRRVNVLREGIIERYSMIRRCRQEYPVRLMCRCLNVSSSGYYAWQDRQPSSRSLDNDRFLERIRSIHEDSQGVIGAPRMHEDLSAEGETASRNRIARLMAANGIYGWPRRKGRRWSGRSNLRPHHVRNHLQRDFTALEPQTKWVTDITEIATLEGKLFLCVVIDLFSKLVIGWSMHHRQDRHMVIRAVEMALWQRQGIGPVILHSDRGCQFTSDDYQRFLEKNALICSMSAVGHCGDNAACEGFFGMLKRERVHRTIYRTLNMARSDLFDYIERFHNPPMRRRLARQDQKFLAFLQPSVKTG